The DNA sequence ATCCGCGAGCACATCTACAAGAAGCTCGCGCACGCGGGGCTGTCGGACATCCTCATCCAGAAGGACAAGCAGCGCATCACCGTGGACATCTTCACGGCGCGCCCCGGCATCGTCATCGGCAAGTCCGGTGTCGAGGTCGACGCGCTGCGCCGCGAGCTGCACGCGCTGACGCAGAAGAACGTCCACATCAACATCAACGAGATCAAGCGCCCCGAGCTGGACGCGAAGCTCGTCGCGCAGTCGATCGCCGAGCAGCTGTCGAACCGCGTCGCCTTCCGGCGCGCGATGAAGCGTGCGCTCGCATCCGCGATCCGCTCCGGCGCCGCCGGCGTGAAGATCCAGTGCTCCGGCCGCCTCGGCGGCGGCGAGATGAGCCGGCGGGAGACCTACAGCGAGGGCCGCGTCCCTCTTCACACCATTCGCGCGGACATCGACTACGGCTTCGTGGAAGCGAAGACGACGTACGGCCGCATCGGCGTGAAGGTCTGGATCAACAAGGGCGAGATCATGCCGGAGGGCTACGAGGGCATCTCGGTCGGCGATCAGCGGCTCGGCGACCAGGACACGAAGCGCCGCCGCGGCGGCGCAGTCGAGGGCCTCGGCGCGTCCCGTGAGAGCGCGCGCGGGCGCGGCCCCGACCGCGAGGGCCTCGGCCCGGTGCGCCCCGGCAGGCGGCGCGGCCCGGGCGGCGGCGCCGGCGGTGGAGGCGGACGGCCCGGTCAGCGCCGCGGCCCCGGTGCGGGTGCGCGCCCGGCCGGCGGTGGCGGCGGCGGCGGCGGCGGCGGCGCAGCGCGTCCCCGGCGCGACGCGAACGTGGAGAAGCCGCGCACGGACGACGCGGGCACGAGCGCCGAAGGGCGCGAGCAGCCCGTGATCGAGCCGCAGGTGGAGGAGACGCCGAAGCCCGTCGCGGACGCGCCGGACACGACCACGCCGAAGCAGCAGGTCGAGGATCCGACGAAGCTCGACCAGTCGGGAGATCCGGCGCAGGAGAAGCCGAAGCGGAGCCCGCGGAAGACGAAGGAGTCCTAAGCGATGTTGATGCCGAAGAAGACGAAGTTCCGCAAGGTCCATCGCGGCCGCCGTGCCGGCGAGACGAAGGGCCAGTCGACCGTGCAGTTCGGCGACTACGGCCTGAAGGCGACCGAGCGGGGCTGGATCACGAACCGCCAGATCGAGGCGGCTCGTATCGCCATGACGCGCAAGATCAAGCGCGGCGGCAAGGTCTGGATCAACGTCTTCCCGGACAAGTCGTATACGAAGAAGCCGGCCGAGACCCGCATGGGCTCGGGCAAGGGCTCACCCGAGGGCTGGGTGGCCGTGATCAAGCCGGGGCGCGTCATGTTCGAGCTGGCGGGCGTGCCCGAGCCGCTCGCGAAGGACGCGCTCAAGCTCGCGGGTCAGAAGTTGTCCATCAAGTCGAAGATCGTGAAACGGGAGGCCGAGCTCTTTGACTAGGCCGAGCGAACTGAGAGACCTGACCGACGACGAGCTGGAGCACCGGCTCGTGGAGCGGCGGCAGGAGCTGTTCAACCTCCGCTTCCAGTCGGTCACCGGCGCGCTCGAGAACAGCGCGCGGCTGAAGCTGACCAAGCGCGAGATCGCGCGGATCTTGACCGTTGTGAATGAACGTGAAGAGGCAAAGGGACGTGCATGAGCGAAGAGACCGAGAACACAGAAGAGACCACCGAGACCGCCGAGGCAGAGGCCCCGGTGTCAGACACCGACACGCCGGTTGCCGAGGAGCCGGTGGCCGAAGAGGCTGCAGCTCCGGCTGCCGAGGAGCCTGCCGCGCCTCCTGCGGCCGAAGAGCCGGCGGCTCCGCCTGCGCAGTCGGAGCCCAAGAAGAAGCGCAAGCATCTTCCGCGCGCCGAGCGCCCCAAGAAGGGGCGGCGCGTGCACGTGCCCGCAGCCGAGCGCAAGCCGATCGTGCGCCTGCCGAAGCCCGAGCACGACCGCGGGCGCAGCCAGGAGCGCCGCGGCGTCGTCGTCTCGAGCGCGATGGACAAGACGATCGTCGTCAAGGTGGACGTGATCAAGCAGCACCCGCGGTACAAGAAGGTCGTTCGCCGCTCGGTCAAGTTCCACGCCCACGACGAGCAGAACTCCGCCAACGTCGGCGACGTCGTGCGCAT is a window from the Candidatus Binatia bacterium genome containing:
- the rpsQ gene encoding 30S ribosomal protein S17, with protein sequence MVRLPKPEHDRGRSQERRGVVVSSAMDKTIVVKVDVIKQHPRYKKVVRRSVKFHAHDEQNSANVGDVVRIVETRPLSATKRWRLAEIVEAAK
- the rpsC gene encoding 30S ribosomal protein S3 encodes the protein MGQKIHPGGLRVGIIHRWKSNWYTGKKEFPAYLLEDVKIREHIYKKLAHAGLSDILIQKDKQRITVDIFTARPGIVIGKSGVEVDALRRELHALTQKNVHININEIKRPELDAKLVAQSIAEQLSNRVAFRRAMKRALASAIRSGAAGVKIQCSGRLGGGEMSRRETYSEGRVPLHTIRADIDYGFVEAKTTYGRIGVKVWINKGEIMPEGYEGISVGDQRLGDQDTKRRRGGAVEGLGASRESARGRGPDREGLGPVRPGRRRGPGGGAGGGGGRPGQRRGPGAGARPAGGGGGGGGGGAARPRRDANVEKPRTDDAGTSAEGREQPVIEPQVEETPKPVADAPDTTTPKQQVEDPTKLDQSGDPAQEKPKRSPRKTKES
- the rpmC gene encoding 50S ribosomal protein L29, which translates into the protein MTRPSELRDLTDDELEHRLVERRQELFNLRFQSVTGALENSARLKLTKREIARILTVVNEREEAKGRA
- the rplP gene encoding 50S ribosomal protein L16, with protein sequence MLMPKKTKFRKVHRGRRAGETKGQSTVQFGDYGLKATERGWITNRQIEAARIAMTRKIKRGGKVWINVFPDKSYTKKPAETRMGSGKGSPEGWVAVIKPGRVMFELAGVPEPLAKDALKLAGQKLSIKSKIVKREAELFD